The nucleotide window AAAACATATTCTTAACCCTCTGGTCACCGCTACTCTCACTTGAGTACAACCTCGCATTCTTGATGATGCTGTTCTTCAGCAGATAATCCAGCTCAGATTTGTTGGTAGCTTCAATGTAGTACTTATTTTCCCTGAGCACTAATTTTGCCTTCCCAAACGATTCGGCACTTTTGGTAATGTTCTGTACTAACTCGTTTGGCAAAAAGTTTTTCGAAAATTTGTCCAAGTTGACTAACAACTCATCGAGGGTAATCCCCACGGATATGGCTGCATATAAAGAAAAGATGGTCAGCTGAAATTCGTGAATTAATTCTGGCCTACAAATCGGTTCCGCAATCGTTATGAGAAAATCCGAGGCCTGCTTACTGCAACTGTTGAACATTTCTAGGTATATAAATCCGTCTGAGCATATCCACAATGGCTTGTTCATgtgattcttttttaacttcatGTCTTTGCTGTAATCGTGAAACCCCCTCTGCTGTATGTTTATCGAGTCTGTGCTGAATGGCAGGTTTATCACCTTCTTGTCGAACCGCATTTCGTAGTACTCCTTCAGTTTGCTCTTGACATTTTGGGGGAACTCCCCGTCTTCGCCTTCGCCCCTGTAAGATGGGGAGAGAGCGCGGTGGCAGATGTGTGTGCACCACGGTTGGGTGACAAGAAAAGCGAATGGTGCACGTGGCAAGTTATACAGATCGATTGACCGGGGAACTCCCCCCCAAACGTTCACTTAAAATAACGGCTAGAAATACGCACAAGCACGTCACGTGTTCCACCTCGTCGCTGTTAAAGCAGATGGACGGGGCGTAGCACAAAACAGGGGGAGACATTCAAAATGTCGCGAACATGTGTGCACTCATGAGGGGAAGTCCCTACTGCAGATTAATACACCCACACACAGGGGCACCAAATTGGCACCCGAACATAGGTAAACACAGCAAGGGACCCACAAATCGGCAAACCAAATCGGGCAATGCAAATACCCTCACACTTACATCTTCTTGGCGGCCTTCAACTTGCGCCTTTTCTCAATTCTGGCATAGTAATCCTCATTTAAAATATCTGATCTTTTGTTAACACCCCTTTTGTGAGAATTCGTGCTGCTGTGCTCACCCGAATCCTCCATCGTTCGAATCGTTTAATTCTTCATCTTAATTGGAAACCCGTCGTTTGGAACTATTCCCACGACTGCATTTCGTCCTTTTTTCGAAATGTGGGTAAGAAGGAAGGaacgccgcttcccctaCTGCACGAAAATTAAAGCGGATAAaccaaaaagtaaaattcgTCCGTACTTAACACAAAGCAATGTTAAAAATACCAACTTTTGAAGAACATCAAAGTTGTGCTAACCGCGCGAGCAAATGGCAACTATTCGGAACGCAGAGAACTGCGCAAAAGGCGATCTGGTGAAAAAGAAACCCTAAAAAATGACTCTCAAGGAAGAGGCCAATTTGTgtagaaaaatttttacataaatgtCCATCATTCCgttgaacaaaataaagttgGAACATGTTTCGTCAGTTTTGCGTTCCCTTTGAAATTATGTGACGCGTATATTTGTAACGGCCAAAAtgttttgtccttttttttttttttttttttttgcatcagTTTAACTGcgttaaaaattattccccTCCCTGTTTGCACTCCTTGCGGGTAAATATTAAAGCtgcttttttcaaaatggccCCTTCAAAAATGGCAGagaaatgaacaaatgggcGAAGCTAACGAACAAACGTGACCAGTGCGCGCCTCTCCTTTCCCTGACACATAGAAGCCGCTTCGAAGAGAAATGCCCGCAAAACAATTTcactaaatttaaaaaaaaaaaaaaactgagaagttttttaattgtttttttcttcctacgtgtatcaaaaaaaaaaatagttgtGGGTGTATCAAAACAAAGGGTGAAGAGGAGAGTGGAACATAATACATGTTTCAAATTGGGCTAAAAAGCAGTTAGCACATAATTCACACACAGCGCATGGCACGCGCGGGGGGGTACCAAATACACGTGCGTCCACACAAGCATATGCAGATGCATGTACTCATTTTCCCGCTGCGCGCCATGCCACAAACATTTTCACATTAAggcttaaaaataaagcacagCGCGCACATATGCGCAGTGAACGCGCTATACACGCGCGCACTCTGAGTTCGTACGCACGAACGCACAAGGATGCAATTTTGTATTAGCGTCAAAAAGAACATCTTATTTGCATACCACTTACGAAGCTGTGCTCGTGCGTGTGCATACTCTGCAGGTGCGCACAAATGTGTACGGTGGGGCTGTGCGATGGGATACACAAAAATGGCCGGCAAATGGAGGTCAAATGATCTACGAAAGACGGCCAAATGGAGGCCAAATGACCCACGCATGACAGCCAAATAGAAGACGAACGGTGATGCCTTCCACTCGTGGCCTCCCATCCATTCGCTCGCCTTCTTACAAATGCACGTCCGCATTGCGAAACATAAAAAGAGACATAAACATCAGCAGGCAGGACCGCACACCCACGCGTGCCCTCTACCACGCATTTCCATTTTCCTCCCCGCGGGGCTGCGGTCCAGGTCAACCCTAAAGCTCCTGATTCCTAATCTCCGCCAACATCTTGATCGCCTGGTTTAGGGATTCCAAATTCTTCTTGCAGTTGTTCCGTTTCACCTTAATGGACGAACActcattaaataaattaaaaagctcGCTATTATGCAAATTGGAAATGAGCACCTTCTGCATGGTCTTCCTAGATGTGTTAACCATGAAGTGCATAATTGCCTTCGGAACAGCATCGGCTATGTGCTTTCGAACAATGTTAAAGTAGTTGTTAATTAAAGATTTTATTAGGTCGATTTCTATTATTTCcttggaggaggaggagtattctggaattattttttcaggAATGACCGGCAGAACGAAGACGTTTTCTCTGCTATTGTGGATGTTCGTGATTTTTGTCCCTTCTTTACTTTTGAAGGGCCGCATATCGTCCTTGCCTTTCCACAGCTTGGCGTCTTCCTTATACGGGGGGTGGTTAGGCGGCGGGTGGTGATGCGACGGGTGGTGATGCTGCGCATGTTGCGCATGTTGCGAGTGCTGCGAATATTGTGAATGCTGCTGATGCTGATGCGGGTGCAGCACGGTGGAGCTGCCCATGCAATTGTTGCTGCCGCCGCTGCCCGTGGGGGGGTACCCATCCGGGAAGTCCCGTTTCGAGTGCGGGAGCTTATTGCTGTTGCTCTGCATGTGCACCGCGTGGTCCAGCTCCTCCACGTAGTCGTTGTCCTTATCGTACACATTCCTCATAAACTGCTCATTGAGGAAATCCGGGTGGCTCGTATTAATGTAGGAGAGCTCAATTAacatcaaattttttatcatctcCTTTGTTGGCTGTAAGCAATCCTTTAGCAATATTTTAACCTGCTCATTTATTGCACTCTTCAAATTGGTGAATCTCTCCATATCTGCTATTCGACAGTTGTCcacaatttttatgagtTCTTCATACACCTGATCAGCGCAACGAAGGGAAGGTTCCTTCAAACAgttgattaatttttttatcaacgTTTCGAAAGCACTTTCTGGGACAAAAAGGGCACCTCTTGGTCCACTAGAATTCCGAATAGCTATTCGTATTTCTTCATCTGTTAACAATTCTAATGGGGAAAAATCATTTAAAGATTTTATATACCAgtcattaaaaatgtaatgtaTCCTTGCCCCTCCCTTTAGTTCATCCACCCTGTCCTTATAAAACACTTTTCCATCTATTATGTCTTGATATTGCTGCGAAAATTTCGTGATGTAATTCACCAGGACTGCTAAATACTCAGACCGGTTCATATTATCCATGGGTTCTCCTAATTCTAgtagcttctcctcctctatACTTTTCAAAGCATCTATTttaggttttaaaaaagggacggtatttttaatatgctcAATAAGGATATTATTTAACTTTTTGGCTAGATTCTTAATTCCACATTCCATAATGCTTTCCATTTGGTTTGAAAGATCTAAACACTgattaaaatattcttcctccttcctcAAAGAATCTTCAATGGTGGTGTTatcttccacttctttttGACTCCTACAGACAACTGCCAcgaaccctttttttaatgggTACAACGAACCGCTAATCATCTTCTTCCATATCTCTGGCTTCTCCACCATATCACATTTTGTGATAACTCCTATGGTTCTTTCATGTTTGGGGTCTACACTTCTAGCCATTTTCAAACTGTCCGAATTGGCTAAATCGATGTTAGCACAAGACACGGCTAAAATGATGCAGTTGggattttttatatatttatttaccaAATTGACAATTTGTTCCTCCACATTTTGTGGCTGATTTCCTACGGGTACTTTTGTTAACCCTGGCAAATCAATTAGGGTTAAATCTAGAACGTCACTTTTGTGTATTTCTATAATTATTGGACTTTCCTTAATGCACTTATTCCCTCCAGTAATTTCTTCCGTCACATCTATGAGCATAtcattcaaaatggaaaaatcgTCTACATGTTTTTCCACTCGGTTATTTTCATAATCCGTATAGGTCAACGTGCAGTAACATTCTTCCGACTTTGAATTTGTTAACTGTATAATGATTGGGGTCCTCGTTACTATATCTTCACCCTTTGGCATAAAACTTAACCCAACTAGCGATTCCAGCAGGGACGTCTTACCTACTGACTGTGCTCCCACTACCGCGATGTGCGGCAGGCTAAGCGTCTCGCTGCTAATGAACGAAGACAGCACGTTTTGCAACTTGTTTACTATTGGCACTAGCTtatccattttgttcctcgGATGGGGGTGGATCTCTGGTGGGGGAGGGGACACCTTTATCCGCGTACACACTGCGTATATGCCTAGACACAGCTGCAAGTGCACACATGCGAAAATACTTATCTACGCATCTGCCTGTGTGAATCCCCCTCGCTCAAAAAAGGAGCTCCTGGTTCCGCCTATATCTCAACTTAATTGTAGAAGTGCCCTTACGCAACTTCCTACACTCTGAACCTTCGAATGGTCCGGGGGAACCAAATAGGCAAACGCCAAACTGCTCACAAACTCTGGAAGGGATAAACATACACGCACATGACATGCGGACATACGGATATACGCAGTGGTTTTACAAATGGCGAGTCAAAAGGctgaagaagctgaagaggGTGAGGGGGCACTACTCGGCAAGCTAACTGATGCATTCGCACTTAAACACACGTATGCTTTAAAAAGGCAACAGGGGGAAACACATTCAGGTGACTCGGAGGGACAGGCACCTAGCAAAACCGGCCACGACAATCGCAGCAACGGGGAGTAAATACCAAACACACGGAAGTGCACATGCGAATATTGAAAAAGGGTATGTGCAGATACAGAGTGGAAGAATGAGCAGAGTCGCACGAACGGgggttaacaaaaaaaaaaaaataaaaaaaaaagagtaaataaataacgaAATAACGAAGTAGGTAAACCGCTAAATGGCTACGTGGCGAAATGATGAAGTCATAAAAGGTGGCAGAGAGGGAGGGACAAGGGAGGATGAAACTCTTAGGCATATGCAACTACACGTACACCCACCATCACGAAACACAATGGGAAATGCGCATCAAGAACGGGCGCCCAAACGCGCATACTGTATTTTCCGACGGGTCTTCcaaaatgcatacataccTGCTACACACAAGtgcaaatatatacacacatatatatgtgtattcaCTTATGTGTGCAAAGGCAAAACTTCAAATTCCCCTTCTTTGTCAATTTTGAACCCTATGCAGGAAAAACGAATCCCCCCTTGGTAGATTTGCTTTTATAAcgctacaaaaaaaaatgcttctaCTGTTTTGCAAGCCATGTAGAAATGCCGCGTTCGCTAACTGTAGTGTACAACTACcgccaagggggaaaaaaaagcacacgcatgtatgtatatgcatatatatacacatatatatgtacgaaCACACGTATGGCGCTATCACTTGGGGTGGAGCAATGTGAAGAATACTCAGCAGCAGCGTCACTACATGTGCCGCGCGTGCCTTTCCCGGGGCGccgttttttctcctttttttcctcctcgcgACATTCACAAGCGGGCACGCGCACATATAGGCAAACGCAGAAGTGCGTATATCCGCTCATACGTATGTATTTGCTCACTCACACGTATTTTCTCGCGCATGTGTACTCACCGATGTGATGTACCCACCTATGCGCGTGCGCATTCACGCAGATATACGCCTGGCCGACTCATT belongs to Plasmodium vivax chromosome 6, whole genome shotgun sequence and includes:
- a CDS encoding dynamin protein, putative (encoded by transcript PVX_110885A; An homologous protein was characterized in D. discoideum PMID: 9880338), with the translated sequence MDKLVPIVNKLQNVLSSFISSETLSLPHIAVVGAQSVGKTSLLESLVGLSFMPKGEDIVTRTPIIIQLTNSKSEECYCTLTYTDYENNRVEKHVDDFSILNDMLIDVTEEITGGNKCIKESPIIIEIHKSDVLDLTLIDLPGLTKVPVGNQPQNVEEQIVNLVNKYIKNPNCIILAVSCANIDLANSDSLKMARSVDPKHERTIGVITKCDMVEKPEIWKKMISGSLYPLKKGFVAVVCRSQKEVEDNTTIEDSLRKEEEYFNQCLDLSNQMESIMECGIKNLAKKLNNILIEHIKNTVPFLKPKIDALKSIEEEKLLELGEPMDNMNRSEYLAVLVNYITKFSQQYQDIIDGKVFYKDRVDELKGGARIHYIFNDWYIKSLNDFSPLELLTDEEIRIAIRNSSGPRGALFVPESAFETLIKKLINCLKEPSLRCADQVYEELIKIVDNCRIADMERFTNLKSAINEQVKILLKDCLQPTKEMIKNLMLIELSYINTSHPDFLNEQFMRNVYDKDNDYVEELDHAVHMQSNSNKLPHSKRDFPDGYPPTGSGGSNNCMGSSTVLHPHQHQQHSQYSQHSQHAQHAQHHHPSHHHPPPNHPPYKEDAKLWKGKDDMRPFKSKEGTKITNIHNSRENVFVLPVIPEKIIPEYSSSSKEIIEIDLIKSLINNYFNIVRKHIADAVPKAIMHFMVNTSRKTMQKVLISNLHNSELFNLFNECSSIKVKRNNCKKNLESLNQAIKMLAEIRNQEL